A window of the Megalopta genalis isolate 19385.01 chromosome 2, iyMegGena1_principal, whole genome shotgun sequence genome harbors these coding sequences:
- the LOC117220700 gene encoding zinc finger protein 830 produces MSLKRKLTQDDLRKAMSEHKRKLGVVKKIESPLAKYTDAGQLMCILCKAVVRSETVWPVHLNSKSHKENVELAKKTKLEATTKTARHTFKRPTSPSQESPANKKIRGILKNPLSQSTQVASSLPADFFDNSKQSNGSLPTNASVTVCVHKSESKDLTNNKDITTETEEEKKIDKNKNANQTVLPEGFFDDPVLDAKVRNVEYKNPIEEEWEKFQKEIKEETAQSAQIIADDQEEATTERQLDEIEEQIRHWSRVMDLVKRKEQVQATDRKQKNTDEDISSDDEADFDEFLDWRAKNSYK; encoded by the exons ATGTCACTCAAACGAAAATTAACGCAGGATGATCTACGTAAAGCGATGAGTGAACACAAAAGGAAATTAGGCGTTGTCAAGAAAATTGAATCGCCACTGGCAAA ATATACAGATGCAGGACAGTTAATGTGTATTTTATGTAAAGCTGTTGTGAGAAGCGAAACAGTTTGGCCAGTTCACTTAAATTCAAAGAGTCACAAGGAAAACGTAGAATTAGCAAAAAAAACCAAATTAGAAGCAACAACGAAGACTGCAAGACACACATTTAAAAGGCCTACATCTCCTTCCCAAGAGTCTCCagcaaataaaaaaataagagGGATATTGAAGAATCCTCTTTCGCAGTCAACGCAAGTGGCATCAAGTTTACCAGCAGACTTTTTTGATAATTCTAAGCAATCCAATGGTTCATTACCAACAAATGCATCAGTAACAGTGTGTGTGCATAAGTCAGAGAGTAAAGATCTTACAAATAATAAGGACATAACCACAGAAACAgaagaagagaaaaaaataGATAAAAACAAGAATGCAAATCAAACTGTTCTACCAGAAGGATTCTTTGATGATCCAGTTTTAGATGccaaa GTTCGTAATGTTGAGTACAAAAATCCAATAGAAGAAGAATGGGAGAAGTTCCAGAAAGAAATTAAAGAAGAAACAGCACAATCTGCACAGATTATTGCAgatgatcaggaagaagctacTACAGAAAGGCAATTGGATGAAATAGAAGAACAGATACGACATTGGTCTAG AGTAATGGATCTTGTGAAACGCAAGGAACAAGTACAAGCTACAGATAGGAAACAAAAGAACACTGACGAGGATATCTCGAGCGACGATGAGGCAGACTTTGACGAGTTTCTTGATTGGAGAGCTAAAAATTCCTACAAATAG
- the LOC117220699 gene encoding phosphoserine aminotransferase — MTEQTKNTVINFGAGPGKLPHEVMREAQKEFLAFGNTQISILELSHRSNEFKNVVETAQATLREIFHVPDNYKILFMQGGGTGQFAAIPLNMMTTGTADYIVTGSWSAKAAKEAAKYGNVNLVLPKTTKYTEVPDPSTWNLDPNASYVYYCANETIHGIEFNYVPETNGVPLVADMSSNILTRPVDISKFALIYAGAQKNIGPAGVTLVIVRDDVLNQAVKVCPTVLDYTVMAADNSLHNTPPVFQIYMVGLVFQWIKEHGGVEGMEKLAIIKSQKIYEVIDQSKGFYTCPIKSDVRSRMNVPFRIGKDDEELEKKFLQGASARGMLQLKGHRTVGGIRGSFYNAVTVDEVEKLAEYMKLFYQEHCNEV; from the exons ATGACCGAGCAAACGAAAAACACCGTCATTAATTTTGGTGCCGGACCGGGTAAACTTCCACACGAG GTAATGCGAGAAGCACAGAAGGAATTTCTCGCATTTGGTAACACTCAAATCAGCATTTTGGAGTTAAGTCATAGATCAAACGAATTCAAAAATGTTGTCGAAACTGCTCAGGCAACTTTGCGCGAAATATT CCACGTCCCcgataattataaaatcttATTTATGCAAGGCGGAGGTACAGGCCAATTTGCGGCCATTCCATTAAACATGATGACTACTGGTACTGCAGATTATATAGTGACTG GATCGTGGTCGGCTAAGGCGGCTAAAGAAGCAGCAAAATATGGCAATGTAAATTTAGTTCTGCCAAAAACAACGAAATACACCGAGGTTCCGGATCCATCTACATGGAATTTGGATCCAAATGCATCATATGTTTATTATTGCGCCAACGAGACGATTCATG GAATCGAATTCAATTATGTTCCCGAGACAAATGGAGTACCTCTTGTTGCCGACATGTCGTCGAACATTCTAACGAGACCTGTAGATATCTCTAAA TTTGCACTGATATACGCGGGTGCCCAGAAGAACATTGGTCCGGCAGGTGTGACGCTCGTTATAGTGCGTGATGATGTTCTAAACCAGGCTGTGAAAGTCTGTCCAACAGTGCTGGATTACACTGTTATGGCAGCTGATAATTCCTTGCACAACACACCGCCAGTATTTCA AATATACATGGTCGGATTAGTGTTCCAATGGATCAAAGAGCACGGAGGTGTTGAGGGAATGGAAAAATTGGCAATCATAAAGAGTCAGAAAATATACGAGGTGATTGATCAGTCTAAAGGATTTTATACTTGCCCAATCAAGTCTGATGTGAGAAGTAGGATGAATGTGCCATTTAGAATAGGCAAAGATGATGAGGAGCTTGAGAAGAAATTCCTTCAAGGCGCAAGTGCCCGCGGAATGCTTCAGTTAAAAGGTCACAG GACTGTGGGTGGTATTCGAGGATCATTTTACAATGCTGTTACTGTAGATGAAGTAGAGAAACTTGCAGAATACATGAAATTGTTCTACCAAGAGCATTGCAATGAAGTTTAG
- the Mesh1 gene encoding metazoan SpoT homolog-1, which produces MGDHISDASDDNLFNITGQCKSCIVEVPNSELLTLIMKCVNFAAIKHKDQRRKDPAETPYINHPIGVANILIEEGNIYDPAVILAALLHDTVEDTDVTFDLLEAQFGKEVSDIVKEVTDDKSLSKAERKRLQIENAPKRSYKAKLVTLADKLHNLRDLEKTVPKGWTQERVKEYYKWAKAVIDGCRKTNFKLERELDLIYAKRIAKEREICGCKKISISDFL; this is translated from the exons ATGGGAGACCACATTTCTGATGCCTCTGATGATAACCTATTCAATATAACTGGGCAGTGTAAATCATGTATCGTAGAAGTTCCAAATTCAGAACTGTTAACACTTATAATGAAATGCGTAAATTTTGCGGCAATAAAACATAAGGATCAAAGAAGAAAAGACCCTGCAGAAACACCGTACATAAATCATCCTATAG GTGTTGCAAATATTTTGATTGAAGAAGGTAACATTTATGATCCAGCTGTAATTTTGGCAGCTCTTTTACATGATACTGTGGAAGACACAGATGTAACATTTGATCTATTAGAAGCTCAATTTGGTAAAGAAGTATCTGATATTGTTAAAGAAGTAACAGATGATAAGAGCTTATCAAAAGCAGAACGTAAAAGATTACAAATAGAAAATGCTCCTAAGCGAAGTTATAAAGCTAAATTAGTTACTTTAGCAGATAAATTACATAATTTAAGAGATCTTGAAAAAACTGTACCAAAAGGATGGACACAAGAAAGAGTAAAAGAATATTACAAG TGGGCCAAGGCTGTGATAGATGGATGTCGTAAGACTAATTTTAAACTAGAAAGAGAATTAGATTTAATATATGCAAAGCGAATAGCTAAGGAGAGGGAAATATGTGGATGTAAAAAAATTTCTATATCAGACTTTCTATAA